A portion of the Dethiobacter alkaliphilus AHT 1 genome contains these proteins:
- a CDS encoding Flp family type IVb pilin, translating to MKNLMMRLVREEKGQGLAEYGLILVFVALAVIVGLTAVGTNLNTLFSNIAGRLVAPQ from the coding sequence ATGAAAAACTTAATGATGAGGTTGGTAAGAGAAGAAAAAGGTCAGGGTTTGGCGGAGTATGGGTTGATTTTAGTTTTTGTCGCTCTTGCTGTTATTGTTGGATTAACTGCTGTTGGAACAAATCTAAATACGCTTTTTAGCAATATTGCTGGTAGGCTGGTGGCACCTCAATAG
- a CDS encoding type II secretion system F family protein — protein sequence MVWLVNLLVFITAVLMVMLAATSLGRKHEVMERLGQIRNMDTRPSEDDIFHRPFRERVITPFFHNAGNALGNLAPSEIRQNMEKNLIYAGHPWNLTVNTLLGLQVLFGIGLPVLGLFFLGIVAPEHQFPGLFALLLLVLGFMMPNTIVKRKATERQKEIQRSLPDMLDLLLVSVDAGLAFDMALKKVADKMPGELSREIGKALDEIRMGKTRIEALRSMANRTGVPDISTFISAVIQAEQLGSNIAKTLDVQANTMRQRRRMRAEEEAMRAPIKMLFPLVFFIFPALFVVLLGPAGIRIVQTFINM from the coding sequence ATGGTTTGGCTGGTTAATCTGCTGGTTTTTATCACTGCGGTCTTAATGGTAATGTTGGCTGCCACTTCGTTGGGCAGAAAACATGAGGTAATGGAGAGGTTGGGGCAAATCCGTAACATGGATACCAGGCCTTCAGAGGATGATATCTTTCACCGTCCATTTCGGGAAAGGGTTATCACCCCTTTTTTTCATAATGCCGGAAACGCTCTGGGTAACCTGGCTCCAAGTGAAATCAGGCAGAATATGGAGAAAAATCTCATTTATGCCGGGCATCCCTGGAACCTGACGGTAAATACCTTGCTGGGTCTGCAGGTGCTGTTTGGGATAGGGCTGCCGGTTCTGGGTCTGTTCTTTCTGGGAATAGTGGCGCCGGAACATCAGTTTCCCGGTTTATTTGCTTTATTACTGCTGGTTCTAGGCTTTATGATGCCTAATACTATAGTTAAGAGGAAAGCCACAGAGAGGCAAAAAGAAATTCAGCGGTCTCTGCCTGACATGCTTGACTTGCTCTTGGTTAGCGTGGATGCGGGCTTGGCCTTTGATATGGCCCTAAAAAAAGTAGCGGATAAAATGCCCGGTGAATTGAGCCGTGAAATAGGTAAAGCGCTTGATGAAATCAGAATGGGTAAAACCCGTATTGAGGCGCTGCGCAGTATGGCAAACAGAACCGGTGTGCCCGATATAAGTACTTTTATCAGTGCAGTGATCCAGGCTGAACAGCTGGGCAGCAATATTGCCAAAACCTTGGATGTGCAGGCTAATACCATGCGTCAGCGTAGAAGAATGCGTGCCGAAGAAGAAGCGATGCGGGCACCCATTAAGATGCTTTTTCCCCTGGTTTTCTTTATCTTTCCCGCACTTTTTGTGGTACTTTTGGGCCCGGCAGGAATACGTATAGTACAAACATTTATTAATATGTAA
- a CDS encoding AAA family ATPase, with protein MTLDKIKTLIVNDDMEIQSDIVDIFANVEYITVVGEAETAEEALEFLENENPDVLVVGANIPGGGHKLTENVMQEYPDQVVILVERELKEETVRKAIFAGAKDVLVYPFTPAKLVDAVYRSFQLEQKKQDIQRSKPQRKRRKTGKGQVVTVFSTKGGVGRTFVSANLAVALAEQTKGKVVLVDLDLDFGNAALALNIVPRYTISDIIDEIRNLDQDMIESYLIPHRSGIKLLPANAQPQMAEFISSDHIEIILKVLQNAFDYVVVDMPGRFYEPVDPAFQAADMLLMVTTPEVATVRNVKAALIALDELNYPKSKIKVVLNRSDRRDEIKPKDVETTMNHNLFSILPADYKTVPSSLNQGIPVVLLHNMSKISRSFHDLTQKVVGDDSGKSA; from the coding sequence ATGACACTGGATAAGATTAAAACACTGATTGTCAACGATGATATGGAGATACAATCAGATATTGTTGATATTTTTGCCAATGTAGAATATATCACAGTGGTTGGCGAAGCAGAGACGGCGGAAGAAGCTTTGGAGTTTCTGGAAAATGAAAACCCTGATGTGCTGGTGGTGGGCGCCAATATTCCCGGGGGTGGCCACAAACTGACGGAAAACGTGATGCAGGAATATCCGGACCAGGTGGTTATTCTGGTGGAACGTGAGCTGAAGGAAGAGACGGTGCGTAAAGCTATCTTTGCCGGAGCCAAGGACGTTTTGGTTTATCCCTTTACACCGGCAAAGCTGGTGGATGCGGTGTACCGCAGTTTCCAGTTGGAGCAGAAGAAACAGGACATTCAGCGGAGTAAGCCGCAGCGGAAACGGAGAAAAACGGGTAAAGGCCAGGTAGTTACCGTCTTCAGTACCAAAGGCGGTGTAGGGAGAACCTTTGTATCCGCCAACCTGGCGGTGGCGCTGGCTGAGCAGACTAAGGGAAAAGTAGTGCTGGTAGATTTGGATCTGGATTTTGGCAACGCCGCTTTGGCTCTGAACATTGTCCCCCGCTACACAATCTCCGATATTATCGATGAGATAAGAAACCTGGACCAGGATATGATTGAGAGCTACCTTATCCCACACCGTTCCGGTATTAAGCTCCTGCCGGCCAACGCTCAGCCGCAGATGGCGGAGTTTATCTCGTCGGATCATATTGAAATAATCCTGAAAGTGCTGCAAAATGCTTTTGATTATGTGGTGGTGGATATGCCGGGCCGCTTTTACGAACCGGTGGATCCAGCTTTTCAGGCGGCGGATATGCTGTTGATGGTTACCACGCCTGAAGTTGCCACCGTCCGTAATGTTAAAGCAGCTCTGATTGCTTTGGATGAACTGAACTATCCGAAGTCCAAAATTAAAGTAGTCTTAAACCGGTCCGATCGCCGTGACGAGATTAAGCCTAAAGACGTGGAGACCACCATGAATCATAATCTCTTCAGTATTTTGCCGGCAGATTATAAAACGGTACCGTCTTCATTAAATCAGGGTATTCCGGTGGTGCTGCTGCATAACATGTCCAAGATTAGCCGCAGTTTTCATGACCTGACCCAAAAAGTTGTGGGAGATGACAGCGGTAAATCGGCTTAA
- a CDS encoding type II secretion system F family protein: MQFIVLVGAFLTAVFLVYGLYGLLFSRRLAVLDRLEMQTMEPEEMWHADISKRQGLRQQSLQILGAMGKMFSRKSYLDSMHRKLIQAHILLRPDEFIGLVMVSGIGAALLFFLLTGSFLMAVLVAVIGFKAPGIYVDVAKGRRMQALNNQLPEALNIISSGLRAGYSFPQAMAVVGREMDAPIADEFNRVLRDNRLGKSMDDALLEMTARTDNEDLDLVVTSLLIQRQVGGNMAEVLNKIEHTIRERMRIKGEIRALTAQQRMSAVIIVLLPIAVALLLLVINPEYMLTLVTEPIGIMVLSIAVIMQIVGIMIIRRIVQIEV; this comes from the coding sequence ATGCAGTTTATTGTGTTGGTCGGTGCTTTTCTGACCGCAGTTTTCCTGGTGTATGGTTTGTACGGCCTCCTTTTTTCCAGACGGTTGGCTGTGCTGGACCGGTTGGAGATGCAGACCATGGAACCCGAAGAGATGTGGCATGCCGATATATCCAAACGGCAGGGTCTGCGTCAACAGTCTCTGCAAATCTTGGGCGCAATGGGAAAAATGTTTTCCCGCAAATCTTATTTGGATTCCATGCACAGAAAACTGATTCAGGCTCATATCCTGCTTCGTCCCGATGAGTTTATTGGTTTGGTGATGGTAAGCGGGATTGGCGCAGCTCTGCTTTTTTTTCTTCTAACCGGATCTTTTCTAATGGCGGTGCTGGTAGCTGTAATCGGCTTTAAAGCGCCTGGAATCTATGTGGACGTGGCCAAGGGCAGGCGAATGCAGGCTTTAAACAACCAGTTGCCCGAAGCGCTGAATATTATTAGCAGTGGCTTGCGGGCCGGCTACAGTTTTCCCCAGGCCATGGCGGTGGTGGGAAGGGAGATGGATGCACCCATTGCCGACGAATTTAACCGTGTTTTACGGGACAATCGTTTGGGCAAATCAATGGACGATGCTTTGCTGGAAATGACTGCACGAACGGATAATGAAGATTTAGATTTAGTGGTAACCTCCCTTTTGATTCAACGCCAGGTGGGCGGCAATATGGCCGAGGTTCTTAATAAGATTGAACATACCATCAGGGAGCGGATGCGTATCAAAGGTGAGATTAGAGCACTGACCGCCCAGCAGAGAATGTCTGCCGTGATTATTGTTTTATTGCCCATTGCCGTGGCTCTCCTTCTGCTGGTGATTAACCCGGAGTATATGCTGACACTTGTTACCGAGCCCATCGGCATCATGGTGCTGAGTATCGCTGTTATTATGCAGATTGTGGGCATAATGATTATCCGTCGTATCGTGCAGATTGAGGTCTAA
- a CDS encoding CotH kinase family protein — protein MLRSKEESSPKKIHFLHVLALAILLVVIVAFFSSNTFGSHSLVINEVMASNRNIIADEDGDYPDWIELYNSGSSTLNLEGFYLSDEPANPQKWQLPEVILEAGDYLLIFASGKDRTDPEGKLHTNFRLSADGDDVVLSTADVRIIDSVETEYLPSNISYGRAADSRETWHYFFDPTPGKQNSDIGFKDKERPQAENETVYINEFMSSNRTSIMDEDGDRPDWVEIHNFGEEAVNLKDYSLSDKEDNRYKWRFPDVTIEAGEYLLIFASGKNRYDPDGPFLHTGFRLNDTDDTLVFSTPNGKTIDEIKIRDQITDVSFGRDKNDKDSWVYFPAPTPGFENYTQGFEELSGETLPTTYNLHINEAMAMNTDTLADEDGEYEDWIELYNSGDEAVNLYGFGLSDKVDDPFRWEFPEIIIEPESYLLVFASGKDRNPQPGLSPHTNFRISRSGETLVLTAPTGQTIDKLATGSLAAGISVGRHPDGLEGRFFFTEPSPGSTNSKNALRGYAQSPVFSHRGGFYDDGLTLKISVADPQTTIRYTTDGKEPDEDSPLYSGPVEIDETTVIRARGFAEGKLPGDTANDTFFVDETIHLPVVSVMMDPKDLWDPHVGIYVRGYNADPEFPYMGANFWQRWEKDIHLQFFEPDGILGLSQDLGIRIAGQFSRGMDMKSFNVFARNRYGSDTIEYPFFPKKELTTQKAITLRTSGQDAVYTKIRDIMMTSLLDTTDLDYQAFRQSVLFINGEYWGIYNIRERINANFIGYNHNVNPDNVDLLQGNSIIRAGDNEDYLAMRDYVDRNDMRKDEHYAYVSSLMDMENFMDYWIAQIYFANQDSANIRFWREQNGGKWRWIVFDLDWGFFNVNHNTLAFVTHPDGTGAGRNLSTVLLRNLLKNDEFREEFIRRFAYHLNHTFVPERVIGVIDELAANIEPEMPRNLERWGGSMNNWHNQVQQLRDFAKGRPAVVARHVQRKFNLSNDEMEAFDAWSR, from the coding sequence ATGCTGCGTTCAAAAGAAGAAAGCTCACCAAAGAAAATACACTTTCTGCATGTGCTGGCCCTGGCAATCCTGCTGGTTGTTATTGTGGCGTTTTTTAGCAGTAATACTTTTGGCAGCCACAGTTTGGTGATTAACGAGGTAATGGCCAGCAACAGAAATATTATTGCCGATGAAGACGGAGACTACCCCGACTGGATTGAGCTGTATAACTCAGGCAGTTCAACTCTTAACCTGGAGGGGTTTTATCTGTCCGATGAGCCGGCAAACCCCCAGAAATGGCAATTGCCGGAGGTTATCCTGGAGGCGGGTGACTATCTTTTGATTTTTGCTTCCGGTAAAGACCGAACTGATCCCGAAGGTAAGCTGCACACCAATTTCAGGTTAAGTGCAGACGGCGACGATGTGGTGTTAAGCACAGCCGATGTGCGAATTATCGATAGTGTGGAAACAGAATATTTGCCGTCTAACATCTCATACGGTCGGGCAGCGGACAGTCGTGAAACCTGGCATTACTTTTTTGACCCCACACCGGGAAAACAAAACAGTGACATAGGGTTTAAAGATAAAGAGCGCCCGCAGGCAGAAAACGAAACGGTTTATATTAATGAGTTTATGTCTTCAAACAGAACATCTATTATGGATGAGGACGGCGACCGTCCGGACTGGGTGGAGATACACAATTTTGGTGAAGAGGCTGTAAACCTTAAGGATTACAGCCTCTCCGACAAAGAAGACAACCGCTATAAGTGGCGCTTCCCCGATGTTACCATCGAAGCGGGAGAATATCTGCTAATCTTTGCTTCAGGCAAAAACAGGTATGACCCTGACGGGCCGTTTTTGCACACAGGCTTTCGCCTCAATGACACCGACGACACCTTGGTTTTTAGTACCCCTAACGGCAAAACCATTGATGAGATTAAAATCAGAGACCAGATTACAGATGTGTCTTTTGGCCGGGATAAAAACGACAAAGACAGTTGGGTCTATTTTCCCGCACCGACGCCTGGTTTTGAAAACTATACACAGGGTTTTGAGGAGCTTTCGGGAGAAACCCTGCCCACAACATATAATCTGCATATCAACGAAGCGATGGCTATGAACACTGACACTTTGGCCGATGAAGACGGTGAATACGAAGACTGGATAGAACTTTACAATTCCGGTGATGAAGCGGTTAATCTGTATGGCTTTGGCCTCTCCGACAAAGTGGATGACCCGTTTCGCTGGGAGTTTCCGGAAATCATTATCGAGCCAGAAAGCTATCTTTTGGTCTTTGCTTCCGGCAAAGACAGAAACCCGCAGCCGGGTCTCTCCCCTCATACAAATTTTCGCATCAGCAGAAGTGGTGAAACCCTGGTGCTGACAGCGCCCACCGGTCAAACGATAGATAAGCTGGCTACAGGAAGCCTTGCAGCAGGAATTTCTGTGGGCAGACATCCCGATGGCCTGGAGGGCAGATTTTTTTTTACAGAGCCTTCGCCGGGTAGTACCAACAGTAAAAACGCTTTGCGGGGATACGCACAGTCTCCTGTCTTCTCCCACAGAGGGGGCTTTTATGACGACGGCCTTACTTTAAAGATTAGTGTGGCCGACCCTCAGACAACAATCCGCTATACTACAGACGGAAAAGAACCTGATGAGGATTCTCCGCTCTATTCCGGGCCCGTTGAAATAGATGAAACTACGGTAATCAGAGCCAGAGGTTTTGCAGAAGGCAAGCTGCCGGGCGATACGGCAAACGATACTTTTTTTGTTGATGAAACAATACATCTGCCTGTGGTTTCGGTGATGATGGATCCCAAAGACCTGTGGGACCCGCATGTGGGAATATATGTGAGGGGCTACAATGCTGATCCTGAGTTTCCCTATATGGGTGCAAACTTCTGGCAGCGCTGGGAAAAGGACATTCACCTGCAGTTTTTTGAGCCTGACGGCATACTGGGTTTAAGCCAAGATCTTGGCATTAGAATCGCCGGTCAGTTTAGCCGGGGTATGGACATGAAAAGCTTTAATGTTTTTGCCCGCAACCGCTACGGTTCAGACACGATAGAATATCCATTTTTTCCGAAAAAAGAGCTGACTACGCAAAAAGCAATTACCCTGAGAACCTCAGGTCAGGATGCGGTCTATACAAAGATCAGGGACATTATGATGACAAGCCTGCTTGACACCACAGACCTGGACTATCAGGCCTTCAGGCAGAGTGTACTCTTTATTAACGGTGAGTACTGGGGGATTTATAATATTCGGGAAAGAATCAATGCAAACTTTATCGGCTACAACCATAATGTAAATCCGGATAATGTGGATCTTTTACAGGGCAACTCAATTATCAGGGCAGGCGATAATGAAGATTATCTGGCCATGCGTGATTATGTGGACAGAAATGATATGCGTAAAGATGAGCACTATGCTTACGTCAGCAGCCTGATGGACATGGAAAACTTTATGGATTACTGGATAGCGCAAATATACTTTGCCAACCAGGACAGCGCCAATATCCGTTTCTGGCGCGAACAAAACGGGGGAAAATGGCGCTGGATCGTCTTTGATCTGGACTGGGGCTTTTTTAACGTCAACCACAACACGCTGGCCTTTGTTACCCATCCTGACGGTACCGGTGCTGGCAGAAACCTCTCCACGGTCTTACTTAGAAACCTGCTAAAAAATGATGAATTCAGGGAAGAGTTTATCCGCCGCTTTGCCTATCATTTAAACCATACCTTTGTTCCCGAAAGGGTCATTGGCGTCATTGATGAACTGGCGGCAAACATTGAACCTGAAATGCCCCGCAACCTGGAGAGGTGGGGTGGCTCCATGAATAACTGGCACAACCAGGTGCAGCAGTTGCGGGATTTTGCCAAAGGGCGGCCTGCGGTTGTGGCAAGACATGTACAGAGGAAATTTAACCTAAGCAACGACGAAATGGAAGCTTTTGATGCTTGGTCAAGGTAA
- a CDS encoding TadE/TadG family type IV pilus assembly protein produces the protein MLRLFSHLNKKSEGQALVEFALVLLPLMLIILGIAEFGWLFNGHITLTSSAREGARVAAVGGTDLQVETAVLNHVGGSAVSVNSGDVKVLPGSDDVTVQVDGSIEPLVGFFVGNTVNLNVQAIMRLEFKDD, from the coding sequence TTGCTTAGGCTATTCTCACATTTAAATAAAAAAAGTGAAGGGCAGGCGCTGGTGGAGTTTGCCCTGGTATTATTGCCCCTAATGCTAATAATTCTGGGAATTGCGGAGTTTGGCTGGCTGTTTAACGGTCATATTACCCTTACCAGCTCCGCTCGGGAAGGGGCCAGGGTGGCTGCAGTTGGGGGCACAGATCTACAAGTAGAAACAGCTGTGTTAAATCATGTTGGCGGATCGGCGGTAAGTGTAAATTCAGGGGACGTAAAAGTGTTGCCTGGAAGCGATGATGTAACAGTTCAGGTAGATGGCTCTATAGAACCTTTGGTTGGTTTTTTTGTCGGAAACACTGTTAATCTTAATGTGCAGGCAATTATGCGATTGGAGTTTAAAGATGATTAG
- the cpaB gene encoding Flp pilus assembly protein CpaB → MKANRKLLLAAVIVGLVTVVALNSYIRSLNTPALASIPHSNVVVASSTIPAHTRITAEMLDVVSIPNDAVHPEALRSVDDAAGGISRTEIVRGEQVIDARVVTEDRRATLSYRVPEGMRAISIPVGEVTGVAGYISAGDNIDVLITYDDTEIHEGAITYTVFQNVNVLATGPNTREKDDEEQEVVGTVTLSVTAAQAEVLAYALLKGNYHLTLRSPLDEDEVELESYSSENFETFRGR, encoded by the coding sequence TTGAAAGCAAACAGAAAGCTTTTACTAGCGGCAGTTATAGTTGGTCTGGTTACAGTAGTGGCCTTAAATTCCTACATTAGGAGTCTTAACACACCGGCACTGGCTTCTATTCCCCACTCAAACGTGGTAGTTGCCAGTAGTACTATCCCGGCTCATACCCGGATTACAGCAGAGATGCTGGACGTGGTATCTATTCCTAATGACGCTGTACACCCTGAAGCTCTGAGAAGTGTTGATGATGCTGCCGGAGGAATCTCAAGGACTGAAATTGTCCGGGGAGAACAGGTCATCGACGCCAGGGTCGTTACAGAGGACAGAAGAGCGACCTTGTCTTACAGAGTACCTGAAGGTATGCGAGCCATCTCCATTCCCGTAGGCGAGGTAACAGGTGTGGCCGGGTACATTTCTGCCGGTGATAATATTGATGTGTTGATAACTTATGATGATACCGAAATACATGAAGGGGCAATTACTTATACCGTTTTTCAGAACGTGAATGTGCTGGCAACAGGGCCTAATACAAGGGAAAAAGACGATGAGGAACAGGAAGTTGTAGGTACAGTAACTCTTTCTGTTACGGCAGCCCAGGCTGAGGTTTTGGCCTATGCCTTGTTGAAAGGGAACTATCACCTTACTCTGCGTTCTCCTCTGGACGAAGACGAGGTAGAACTTGAATCTTATAGCTCTGAAAACTTTGAGACTTTCAGGGGGAGGTAA
- a CDS encoding cysteine-rich CWC family protein gives MAVEGEERICPLCGQDNNCQHGKGSCWCINYKIPQYLLDMVPEDKKNKACICRSCIEKHIKDNASNDS, from the coding sequence ATGGCTGTAGAAGGAGAAGAAAGGATATGCCCGTTATGCGGACAAGACAATAATTGCCAACACGGAAAAGGAAGCTGCTGGTGTATTAATTATAAGATTCCGCAATATTTATTGGATATGGTTCCAGAGGATAAAAAAAATAAAGCATGCATTTGCAGATCCTGCATAGAAAAGCATATCAAAGATAATGCAAGTAATGACAGCTAA
- a CDS encoding pilus assembly protein TadG-related protein, with amino-acid sequence MNRFRYLFKDERGNVLVIFAVALIALLGFAAIVIDVGGMYVERRSMVTAADAGALAGARELAESGDEALAEQAAALFAQTNGAEITDDIEVLDVEYNGESFKAVRASVGVNREHFFAKALGFNDSDVFARAVATWGYPKALSNLLPIFFEIEDGQSLPEGEQLLLDESLEPGNWGFLALNPSGQNAINAVLAGGVNDYEYEVGDEITQDTKPGNANSRINPIEERMRLAADPDSGVSMVGILPIIREITSGGRTEVVIVGFAPFLIKDVITAKTKEEDNLWYGRGSVYAHLENPPNYYGGYPMPQDIDEEFPKGAIIGEFLDQYFIPASQVGEITQNPEFGFGTHVIRLVE; translated from the coding sequence GTGAACAGGTTCCGTTATTTATTTAAAGATGAGAGAGGCAATGTACTTGTAATTTTTGCCGTTGCCTTGATTGCTTTGCTGGGGTTTGCCGCAATTGTTATTGATGTAGGCGGCATGTATGTGGAGAGAAGAAGTATGGTGACCGCCGCCGATGCCGGTGCCCTGGCTGGTGCCAGAGAGCTGGCCGAATCCGGGGATGAGGCTTTGGCAGAACAAGCTGCTGCATTATTTGCCCAGACAAACGGTGCGGAAATCACGGATGATATCGAGGTTCTGGATGTCGAATACAACGGTGAAAGCTTTAAAGCGGTAAGAGCCTCTGTTGGGGTTAACAGGGAACACTTCTTTGCCAAGGCGCTTGGTTTTAATGATAGTGATGTTTTTGCCAGGGCGGTGGCAACTTGGGGGTACCCCAAGGCTTTGAGCAATCTCTTGCCGATATTTTTTGAAATTGAGGATGGGCAATCTTTGCCGGAGGGGGAACAGTTGCTTCTTGATGAGAGTCTCGAACCGGGTAATTGGGGCTTTCTGGCCCTTAACCCCTCAGGGCAGAATGCCATCAATGCTGTCTTGGCAGGCGGCGTAAATGATTATGAATACGAAGTGGGAGACGAAATTACCCAGGACACTAAACCCGGCAACGCTAACTCCAGGATTAACCCTATCGAAGAGAGGATGCGGTTGGCTGCCGATCCTGATTCTGGTGTTAGCATGGTTGGCATACTTCCGATCATAAGGGAAATTACAAGTGGAGGTAGGACGGAAGTTGTAATTGTAGGATTTGCTCCTTTTCTGATTAAGGATGTAATTACGGCAAAAACAAAAGAAGAAGATAATCTGTGGTATGGCAGAGGATCTGTTTATGCTCATCTGGAGAATCCGCCTAATTATTATGGAGGTTATCCAATGCCTCAGGACATTGATGAAGAGTTCCCCAAGGGGGCAATCATAGGGGAATTTCTGGATCAATACTTCATTCCGGCATCCCAGGTGGGGGAGATAACACAAAATCCGGAATTTGGGTTTGGTACTCATGTTATCAGGTTAGTTGAATAA
- a CDS encoding A24 family peptidase, producing the protein MNYVLILFVALAAYFDVRQRRIPNKITFPIMIVGLVIYGFLEGLPGIAFGFTGLLSGLFVFFIPFALGGMGAGDVKMTAAVGALMGMQFVLHSAIFTIFAGGIMAIGYLIAHKRLLSGLKNVVGMIARPLLAMLAIRFRNPLINRFSVYFTPSPVEKKEEAIYLPYGVAIAAGAVLTLSGFGYQLLPVVETLF; encoded by the coding sequence ATGAATTATGTTCTTATTTTATTTGTAGCCTTGGCTGCATATTTTGATGTAAGGCAGCGCAGAATCCCCAACAAGATTACATTCCCTATTATGATTGTGGGTTTGGTGATTTATGGCTTTCTGGAAGGCCTGCCGGGGATTGCTTTTGGTTTTACAGGCCTGTTAAGCGGCCTTTTTGTTTTCTTCATTCCCTTTGCCCTGGGCGGCATGGGCGCCGGTGACGTAAAGATGACGGCGGCGGTTGGCGCTTTAATGGGGATGCAGTTTGTGCTGCACTCCGCCATTTTTACCATTTTTGCCGGCGGCATTATGGCCATAGGATATCTTATTGCCCATAAAAGGTTGCTTTCCGGCCTGAAAAATGTAGTGGGCATGATTGCCCGACCGCTTCTTGCTATGCTGGCAATCCGTTTTAGAAATCCGCTCATTAACCGCTTTTCCGTATATTTTACGCCGTCTCCTGTGGAGAAGAAAGAAGAAGCCATTTATCTTCCCTACGGTGTGGCCATTGCCGCTGGTGCAGTGCTGACGCTGAGCGGATTTGGTTATCAGCTTTTACCCGTGGTGGAGACTTTGTTCTGA
- a CDS encoding CpaF family protein: MKLLNKSSFINGNTVKQPASVKDKAIDKNKEMEEVSVETLRQVIDNIDETMTMEKRGAFERKAVEEQISHTLEGVLETRDRHFSLADKQRVVRKIIDEIFGYGPINPLINDPTVTEVMVNGPRHVYVERDGKLIHTDTVFRDDAHVMHIIDKIITPLGRRIDESSPMVDARLPDGSRVNAIIPPLSVKGPTITIRKFSADPFTMDDLITFGTMSSEVAKFLRSCVKSRVNIIVTGGTGSGKTTVLNVLSGFIPTTDRIVTIEDAAELQLQQNHVITLESRPANIEGKGKVSIRDLVINSLRMRPDRIVVGEVRGGEALDMLQAMNTGHDGSITTLHANNPRDGLARLETMVLMAGMDLPLRAIREQISSAINLIVHSVRFSDGSRKITKVTEVVGMEGDTITLQDLFVFEHKGFSERGEVIGSHMPTGIIPSFLDKLHAYGERISKNMFRNGQQSEFSNRRL, from the coding sequence ATAAAATTGTTAAACAAGAGCTCTTTTATAAATGGTAATACCGTCAAGCAACCGGCTTCGGTTAAGGATAAAGCCATCGATAAGAATAAGGAAATGGAAGAAGTCAGTGTTGAAACATTGCGTCAGGTTATTGACAACATAGACGAAACCATGACTATGGAAAAGCGGGGCGCTTTTGAGCGGAAGGCCGTGGAGGAGCAGATATCCCATACGCTGGAAGGAGTGCTGGAAACCAGAGACAGGCATTTTTCTCTGGCCGACAAGCAGCGGGTAGTCCGGAAGATTATAGATGAGATTTTTGGCTATGGCCCCATAAACCCGTTGATTAATGATCCTACTGTGACTGAGGTTATGGTTAACGGTCCTAGGCATGTATACGTGGAGCGGGACGGCAAGCTTATCCATACGGATACCGTTTTCCGTGACGATGCCCATGTCATGCATATTATTGATAAAATCATCACGCCGCTGGGACGCAGGATTGATGAGAGCTCTCCCATGGTGGACGCCCGTCTGCCTGATGGTTCCAGGGTCAATGCCATTATTCCGCCTTTGTCTGTTAAGGGCCCCACAATTACCATTCGAAAGTTTTCTGCAGACCCTTTTACCATGGACGATTTAATTACCTTTGGTACCATGTCCAGTGAGGTAGCTAAGTTTCTGCGCTCGTGTGTAAAATCGCGCGTTAATATTATTGTTACCGGTGGTACCGGCAGCGGTAAAACTACGGTATTAAATGTGTTATCCGGATTTATTCCAACGACGGACCGGATTGTTACCATTGAAGATGCGGCGGAGCTGCAGCTGCAGCAGAATCACGTCATTACCCTGGAGAGCCGACCTGCCAATATTGAGGGCAAAGGAAAGGTATCTATTCGCGATTTGGTTATTAACTCTTTGCGCATGCGGCCGGACCGTATTGTGGTGGGTGAGGTGCGGGGCGGCGAAGCCCTGGATATGCTGCAGGCCATGAATACCGGCCATGACGGCTCCATTACCACGCTGCACGCCAATAACCCGCGGGATGGTCTGGCCCGACTGGAAACCATGGTTTTAATGGCTGGTATGGATTTGCCCCTGCGGGCAATCCGGGAGCAGATTTCTTCAGCTATTAACCTGATTGTGCATAGCGTCCGTTTTTCAGACGGATCACGCAAAATCACCAAGGTGACTGAAGTTGTAGGGATGGAGGGGGATACCATTACCCTCCAGGATCTGTTTGTGTTTGAGCATAAAGGCTTCAGTGAACGGGGCGAAGTTATAGGTAGTCATATGCCAACCGGGATTATCCCCTCTTTCCTGGATAAACTGCACGCATACGGAGAAAGAATTTCCAAAAACATGTTTCGTAATGGCCAGCAGTCAGAGTTTAGTAACAGGAGGTTATAG